GCCAACTTTGCTTTTGTTTGATTCTAGAATTGGCCAACTTCCAATCGTCGGTTTTATTTGTCCTCCACTCACTTTACGGAGTACAGGGGGCCCAGATAACTCGACAGGCAACAGTGGGAAGTCCAACGATGGGAGGTAGAACAAACAGAGTGTAGCCGGCAATTTGGCGAGAATTGTAACACGCCGATGAGATAGAGTAGCACGGGACTAGGTATTGAAGTttggaaaagagaaagaggttGTCGTCGGGTCACGTGCTCTGTGCCACAACTCAATTACAGCCACAGATACAGAGTACAGCCTCCTCCAAAAGCGGGTTATAGCTCTGCAGCGAAACGCGGCTACCTCACCTCACAGATCGTGATTTCTTCAGTCGCGGAATTGAAGTGCAGCCGTCGCTTGTTCTCGAATACCATCAACGCCATAATTTTACAGCCATTTACAAAATAGTTCAACGTAGACTAGCACACGTTAGTCAGAGCATCAAAAATGCCCCCTGGTATGTTACCACTGTTATTTTTGCGTGATTCACCTCCGCCGACGCCTGTCGCACGCGACTGGCAATGGGCGCATTGATCGCGTATGCGATTCCACCACAATATAGCCCTTTTTTCGGCGCAATTGGTATTCTCCCATTGCTAACTATTGCGCAGCTCTTAGTGACGAGGAATCCTCCGACGTTGGGGAGTTCACCACACCTCCTCGCGCGAGCAGCCGCAAGAAGTCCACCTCGGCTGCTGCggtcgatgagctcgacgATATGAAAGCGGGACCGGCttccgacgaggaggaaggcgacgaagatgaagacttggatgaggatgagtaaGATTTCAGCAAGCCTATCGAAAGGGCTATGGCTCACATGCTGCAGGTTTGTTGTGGAAGCCATCAAAAAGCACATGGTCTACGACGACGTAGGGAGTAAGAGCCCAATTATATATCACATACTGACCGTGGCCGCAGGGAAGTCTACAATTCCAAGTCAAGTGGGAAGGCTACGAGGCCAAGAAAGACTTAACGTGGGAGCCTGAGGAGAATCTTAGGTAGGTGATGGAGTCGCATGACTAGCTCAAAGCCTTGTCTGACATGCTCTCCCCAGAGAGTCTGCCCAGGAGATCCTCGACGCCTACTTCGAAAAATTCGGCGGACGCGAGAAACTATTTGAAGAGCATGAGACAGCATCAAAAACGAAGAAGCGCCGCCGCGCCACCACCAATGGTACACCCAGCACAACGTCTACAACGAAGCGATCACGACGTGAGCACCCGGCCAACTCTGCAACTCCGGCGACAGCGAAGAGTTGGAGTCCTCCAGCAGGGTCctgggaggaggagatcgagaCCATTGATGCATGCGAGGATGAAGGCAGTGGCAAGTTGATCGTTTATCTTATTTGGAAGAACGGCCGCAAGACCAAGCACGATACCGACGTTATTTACAAGAAATGCCCACAAAAGGTTAGTGATTTGGAGATTTGACGATGTTACATTTGCTGACGAGAGGTAACACAGATGCTCCGCTTCTACGAGCGCCATGTCAAGATCATTAGAGATGAGAACAAGGCTCTTGTCGATGGTGCCGAGACCTAGCGAgacttgaacaagaaggacGGGGGAATTGGGGCGAGACGCAGCCATATAAGGTATCGATTTTTTACGGATCCTCGACGTGGCTGTGGATGGAACGGCGTTATGGGCGATAGCCATTAAGTCGCGGATGGGCTTCTATTTTTTGATATGTGACTTTTCATGCGTCTTGACACGGAAAGGGAACGGAATACTGGTATTCAGACAAGGCTTCACAACATATCACATCATGGAGAAACACGGCGCACGGAGCATGTGTATTTGAAGCCTGTATTTTTATGAGAGAACGTGTTGGTTACGCAATTTAGTCACAACGGATTAATTGCAAGCATTGTACAAGCATTCATTCATGTGAAGATGTCAGACTCGTGCCTTGCATTCCGTGGAAGTGCGGCACATCAGGCGGCGTCACTTCATGATCCTTGGCCTATAGTCAGTCAGACGCGTCTCGACGCGACAACGGTCAATTAAAAAAACTCCTGAGGTGACGTTTTCTGCGAGGCTGGGAAAAGTCCAAAGACGTTCCAGCGTGTCAGAGACCCCTGAAGGTCTCCACAGCGGGACCCTTGCAGCGAGCTAAGCTCTCCCCTCCCAGCCTTGCCATTTACTGGCTTTTGGGCTGTAAGAAAAAGACGGTGGCGGGGCAACGACTTATAATAGAGTGAGCGGTCGTTTGTGAAGTGAGACTGCGCATTCCAGTTCCTGGTCTTgtttatctttttttctaAGAAACGAATCTTGCGACTTATTTTCTTGAATTAAGAAAGAATTGAGAGATTTTTTGGACACTTCACGGCTGTAACGACTCTCCATTGTACGACTTTTGTGATTGATAGGTCCATCTGGTTGCACTACCGTTGACTCTACTCCAACCTCTTGACTCGGACTTCaactctactctactctatCACACCAGAATTCTTGAACTGGGTATGTCTACCCCATGAGCCTCAGCATTCTAGTCTAATTGGACCCTTGAACTAACTGTCTCAGATTGAAACATCTCTCTTGAATCCATTGTTCGCAACAAAGACAATCTCAACTTGTTGCAACACTACGACCCAAAGTCTCACCATACACAACATCAACCTCTCTCACCGATCGACCCACTTACGACCGCCAacatgaagaagaacgatgttatcgccatcatcattatcattCTCTTCATTATCCTAGCAGCCGTGTCCTTCGGTATCTGGAAGCTCGTCTCTATGGCTAAGAACCACATGAGCGTGACGGGCAGCGGCACATCAAGCAGCCACTCCAGCCGTGACATTGCCGACTAGTCCCATCACCTCCCACACTTGATAACCAGTGGTGGTTCTTTTTCCTTGTTTATACTTTTGAGCACAGCGGTTTCGTGGTTATTTGCTGCCACTTGTTTTGGATACAACATAAAATCATGGTGGAAGGTGGGCGGGTCGGTAATATCTGGATGGTTGATTTATGAATCACTCATGTTTGGGTCACGGCGCAATATCATGGCGACATTGAATGGGTTACGTGTTTTTGGAATATGTTTATGACCTCTTTGCCATATGGGCAATGCATTTTGTATGGAAGATAGACTACGTTTATGATTAGGAGGCCTAGTATGGCATGTGGATGAAACAACACATATGTATCACTTACAAAAACTATCGGTTGTGCCGTTGTCCAGAGCCTTCAGTCATAAATCACTCTGAACGTCAACGCAAAACATTGCTCTTTGAATCATCACATACTGGTCCTGATTAACAACACCTTATGGTTTATTCAGACCTGGCTTGTCGTGATAACAGTGACACGTAGCTCTAAGTGCGTATTTAAAGAAAGGTCCATAACACACAAATACTCCCTTCTTGGCCACACAGTTTCTTCAAATATTCAGATATATCGAACATATCCTTAAGGAACAATCCTATTCAAATCACTACAATGGCGAATCCCGGGTTCCTGATGCCAGATCTTATCGAGAAGGCCTCTAAACTTAGTATCGACGATCTTGACACCAACAAGAGTGTCAGCAGCATCTCACGTTACCAGGAATTCCCCTATGCTCGCTTTTTCTCCGGCCCCTCCAAGAACTGCGATGGTCCGGAGAAGACCAGCCCTGATCATGAGCATGTCAGGAAAGCCCTCAAGGCCCTTGAAGAAAAGTACCTTGAGGCATATCAAGACTACTAGACCTGGAAGAACGAAGTCATTCTTATGATTGAAAAAGATGACCAGCATAGCTGGAACAGTTTCATTCTGGACCCTCGTAGCCGCATGGAATTTGACAAAGGGGTATTGGAGGATCTCGAGActtttcttcccttttcCAACGATTTCTACCCGTTTCCGAGCTACATGAGTCACAATACCTTCACTGAcaagctcttcaagaaaCGAGTGCGATTGGCCGAAATCAAGGGGCTTATCGAGACCGGACGCCGTGAACTAGCCCGGCCGGAGGGCTCCGACGCATTCATCCAACTTCGTAATGACTTTGTCAAGTATCACGAAGAAGTTGCAGCCAAGCGCGATCTTTGCGACGTTCGTGATGAAACGGTCGTCTCTCAGGCTCTACAGCGCAGGTTAAGCTTTGTGTAGACCCATTAGCAGAGGATTGATCATGAGATTCGGGAGGGTTTAGACTCGAGGTGAATTCAACTACGAAAAGAGAATGGCATGTATATCGGTTCTATTTACGTGCCATACATGCGCCCAACGTCGAGTTTCCACGGATAAACTGTTCCAAAGTGAGAAGCGTATGTCTTGAATTATCACTGTTCGAGGACGACTCAGGTCTGGCTTGTTTGGTGTAGCTTACCCTGTCGAGGAGATTCTTCTTCCTGATTGGTCTAGGTGTTGTAAGTTCGCTCAATGAGGCAACTTTCACTTTTCATAGCTTGAACGAAATTGTGAATGTCTTTCGGATGTTACTGAAGGCTAATTTGAAATATTGTAGAAGTATGggcttataatagcttaatttaattcAAAGGCACGAGAGTTACATATACGACGACACATAATCAAGACAACTAAGTGGTTGATCACCGACTTGCGGCATTCTATTCATCGGTAAGAAATCTCGCCTAGGCCCCTCATTCCTTCTTTTATGTACGATCATATATGCGTATCTGAAAACTTTGTTCGGCAAGTTGTCACCATGACCCTTAATTGCGGGCAACGGGAGTAGGGGTTGGGGCCACGATGGGCTCAGTAGGAGCAGCGGGAGGGGGCTGAGGGACAGCAGGAGGAGTGgaagcagaaggaggagggaCAGGAACCATGGGAGGAGGAGTAGGGATAGGGGTAGGTCCGGGAGTAGGAACTGCTAATAGTCAGTATAGCTCGGCTTCCCTCATGCAATAGTCACTTACCACCAGGCTGCTGGCCGTTGCCAGGCTGGGGCAACCAACTACCAGGTCCTCCATTCTGACCACCGCCATAGTGGCCATGGTTTCCAGGCTGAGTGCCGTTCATAGAAGGAGGAGGGAAGAAGCCTCCAGGGGCGGCCTCTGTATAGATATCAGTATGCTGGTCGGACAACATGAACAAGAGATATACTCACGAGGGAAAGGAAGAGCCATGGCAAGGGGAGCCACGGCGGCAATGGCGAAAGCGATGAAACCAGTCTTCATTTTGGCGGTTTGTTCAAGGTAGTGACAGAAAAAGTTGCTTGATCTGAGggatgagaaagaatggTAACGACTTCAAGTCTTTTATAACGAACGAGGCCAGCTCAAACAACAAGGATGTAAGATAAGGATAGCTTAGTAGGTCACAGACCAGAACGATGGTGTCAAGAATAGAGAAGAAATGATGGGCTGGAATACACAAGAACCTGTTTTTGACGAGATTGTAGGCGGTGTTATATATCTGTTGCTACAGCGGACCACTTTCCCCCTTGGTAGCTCTGCACATCCTTACCGTGATGGAGGAATATACCGAGAGACCCTTGAGTGATCAGCCGTGAGTTAAGTTAGATAATGGGATGTGAGAAAATGAGAGGCTAGGATCGTGCGTGTGAGTTGACTGACTCTCCACAGTGCCGGTAGCCTTGAGCTGAGCGAACCGGTCTAGCCGGTGTGGCCGATGGATGACCGGTAGTTGGGAATAGTCTGTATTGCCTTGATGAAGCTTACATGGGTGGGTACGGAAGGATAAAAGCTTGTCTTGTCCTGGATGTTTCTCTGCTGAATGCTTGGACGGTATTGATAGATGGTAAACTGGGACTTAATGGT
The window above is part of the Fusarium musae strain F31 chromosome 6, whole genome shotgun sequence genome. Proteins encoded here:
- a CDS encoding hypothetical protein (EggNog:ENOG41) — its product is MKTGFIAFAIAAVAPLAMALPFPQAAPGGFFPPPSMNGTQPGNHGHYGGGQNGGPGSWLPQPGNGQQPGVPTPGPTPIPTPPPMVPVPPPSASTPPAVPQPPPAAPTEPIVAPTPTPVARN